CGAATGTAAATCTTGCCGCCGCGCCGGAAGTGGCGGCTCATCACGATGCGGCACGCCTCGATCTGGTTGGAGCGAATCCAGGCGGGTTCCAGCGCGATGAGGCCGAAGTCCCCAAAGGCCACATAGTCGCCGCCCTTGGTGTCGCCGGTCATGCGGCCACGGAACTGCTTGCGAAACTTGGTGCGCTTCGGAAGAAGCATCACTCACCTCCGGGACGACGCCGCGCGGTGGGGCGGCGGCGGTTCGGGCGGTCGCCCTCGGGGCGGCGCTCGTCGTTGCGGCGGGGCGGGCGGGCCAGCGTCTCGGTCTTGCCGCCGATGACCTCACCATTGAACACCATCACCTTCACGCCGAGGATGCCGTACGTCGTGCGGGCGAGCGCGGTGCCGTAGTCGATATCGGCGCGCAGGGTATGCAGGGGCACACGGCCCTCTAGCACCTTTTCCGTGCGGGCCTGCTCGGCACCGCCCAGGCGACCCGAGAGGATCACGCGCACGCCGCGCGCCCCCGACTCCATCACGCGCTGCGCGGCCTGCTTCATCGCGCGGCGGAAGGCGAAGCGGCGCTCGATCTGCTCGGCGATCCGCAGGGCCACCAGGGGCGCGGAGATGTTCGGGTTGGGAATCTCGGCGACGTTCACGGCCACCGTGCCCGCGCTGACGAGACGCTCGATCTGACCGCGCAGGTCCTTGATGCTCTCGCCGCCCTTGCCGATCACGATGCCGGGCTTGGCCGCCGAGATGATCACGTTGACCTGCTGGCCCGCGCGCTCGATCTCGATGCGGGCGATGCCGGCGGCGGCGAGCCGCTTGTTGACCAGTCGGCGAATCTTCTCGTCTTCCTTGAGGAGCTTCGCGTAGGTCTTCTTCCCAGCGTACCAGCGGCTGTTCCAGCCCTTGGTGATGCCCAGGCGGAAGCCGTTCGGGTTGATCTTGTTCCCCATTTACTGTCTCCCCCTGCCGGTGCGGGTCTCGCGCTCGCCCACGATGATCGTGATGTGGCTGGTACGCTTCTTGAGGATGTTGGCGCTGCCACGGGCGCGGGGAATGAGGCGCTTGAGAGTCGGCCCGGCGTCCACGTACGCCGCCGTGATCACGAGACGGTCCTCGAGCATCTCGTCGTTGTTCACGGCGTTGCTCTTGGCGCTCTTGAGCACCTTGGCGACCGGCTCGGACGCGCTCTTCGGGATGAAGCGCAAGAGGTCCTCGGCCTCGGCCACGCTCTTGCCGCGAATCACGTCCACGACGAGGCGCACCTTGCGGGGCGACATGCGGACGTACTTGGCGACCGCGTAGCCGGGGCGGCGCAATTTGACCTGCTGCTTGCGCTGCTTCTTGTTGCGGAACTCAGGGGTCAGGGTCTGCTCGGGAGCCGTCATTTCTTCTTGCTCCCCTTGGCGCTCTTCTCGCTGCCGTGCCCACGGTAGGTGCGGGTCGGGCTGAATTCACCGAGCTTGTGGCCGATCATCTGCTCGTTCACGAAGACCGGGATGTGCTGCTTGCCGTTGTGCACG
This window of the Deinococcus sp. YIM 134068 genome carries:
- the rpsC gene encoding 30S ribosomal protein S3; protein product: MGNKINPNGFRLGITKGWNSRWYAGKKTYAKLLKEDEKIRRLVNKRLAAAGIARIEIERAGQQVNVIISAAKPGIVIGKGGESIKDLRGQIERLVSAGTVAVNVAEIPNPNISAPLVALRIAEQIERRFAFRRAMKQAAQRVMESGARGVRVILSGRLGGAEQARTEKVLEGRVPLHTLRADIDYGTALARTTYGILGVKVMVFNGEVIGGKTETLARPPRRNDERRPEGDRPNRRRPTARRRPGGE
- the rplV gene encoding 50S ribosomal protein L22 — its product is MTAPEQTLTPEFRNKKQRKQQVKLRRPGYAVAKYVRMSPRKVRLVVDVIRGKSVAEAEDLLRFIPKSASEPVAKVLKSAKSNAVNNDEMLEDRLVITAAYVDAGPTLKRLIPRARGSANILKKRTSHITIIVGERETRTGRGRQ